One genomic window of Bacillus mycoides includes the following:
- the folK gene encoding 2-amino-4-hydroxy-6-hydroxymethyldihydropteridine diphosphokinase has translation MNNIAYIALGSNIGERYIYLTEAIQFLNKNQHIQVDDVSSVYETDPVGYTDQNCFLNLVIKISTNLSPQELLKVTQKVENDLGRKREIRWGPRTIDLDILLYNQENIEAENLIVPHPRMFERAFVIVPLLEINQDMKQNISRSQVEEMKRREGVTVWKQKNGEDAFVLFES, from the coding sequence ATGAATAATATAGCGTACATTGCATTAGGTTCGAATATTGGGGAGCGTTATATTTATTTAACTGAAGCAATTCAGTTTTTAAATAAAAACCAGCATATCCAAGTCGATGATGTTTCGTCTGTATATGAAACTGATCCGGTTGGCTATACTGACCAAAATTGCTTTTTAAACTTAGTTATAAAAATTTCTACCAATTTATCACCGCAAGAATTATTGAAAGTAACACAAAAGGTAGAAAATGACCTAGGAAGAAAAAGGGAAATTAGATGGGGCCCGAGGACCATCGACCTTGACATTTTACTATATAATCAAGAAAATATTGAAGCAGAGAATCTTATTGTTCCGCATCCGCGGATGTTCGAAAGAGCTTTTGTTATCGTTCCGTTGTTAGAGATTAATCAAGATATGAAACAAAACATTTCACGTTCACAAGTAGAAGAAATGAAAAGGCGAGAGGGAGTAACGGTATGGAAGCAGAAAAATGGGGAAGACGCATTCGTGCTTTTCGAAAGCTAA
- the dusB gene encoding tRNA dihydrouridine synthase DusB — MLKIANIEMKNPVVLAPMAGVCNSAFRLTVKEFGAGLVCAEMVSDKAILLNNKRTLDMLYIDEREKPLSLQIFGGEKETLVDAAKYVDKYTTADIIDINMGCPVPKITKCDAGAKWLLDPNKIYEMVAAVVDAVEKPVTVKMRIGWDEEHIFAVENARAVERAGGQAVAVHGRTRVQMYEGKADWDIIKQVKQSVNIPVIGNGDVETPQDAKRMLDEVGVDGVMIGRAALGDPWMIYRTVKYLETGELMPEPTVREKIDVCMLHLDRLIDLKNENVAVREMRKHAAWYLKGVRGNASVRNGINICNTREDLANLLGAFVEEVEAKQQTIYVG; from the coding sequence GTGTTAAAGATTGCAAATATTGAGATGAAAAATCCAGTTGTACTAGCACCGATGGCGGGAGTGTGTAACTCTGCATTCCGTTTGACAGTAAAAGAATTTGGTGCAGGTTTAGTTTGTGCTGAAATGGTAAGTGATAAGGCAATATTACTTAATAACAAAAGAACATTAGATATGTTATATATCGATGAGAGAGAAAAGCCATTAAGTTTACAAATTTTTGGTGGAGAGAAAGAAACTCTTGTAGATGCTGCGAAATACGTAGATAAATATACGACAGCAGACATTATTGATATTAATATGGGTTGCCCAGTACCGAAAATCACTAAGTGTGATGCGGGAGCAAAGTGGCTTTTAGATCCAAATAAAATATATGAGATGGTAGCGGCAGTTGTAGATGCTGTTGAAAAACCAGTTACAGTTAAAATGCGTATTGGTTGGGATGAAGAACATATTTTCGCAGTTGAAAACGCTAGAGCTGTTGAGCGTGCTGGTGGGCAAGCAGTAGCAGTTCATGGACGTACACGAGTGCAAATGTATGAAGGGAAAGCGGATTGGGATATTATTAAACAAGTAAAGCAATCTGTGAATATCCCGGTTATCGGAAATGGTGATGTGGAAACACCGCAAGATGCAAAGCGTATGCTTGATGAAGTTGGTGTAGATGGAGTTATGATTGGCCGCGCTGCTCTTGGAGACCCATGGATGATTTATCGTACGGTAAAGTATTTAGAGACGGGCGAATTAATGCCGGAACCAACAGTGCGTGAGAAAATTGATGTATGTATGCTGCATCTAGATCGTCTTATCGATTTAAAGAACGAAAATGTCGCTGTAAGAGAGATGAGAAAGCATGCAGCTTGGTATTTAAAAGGTGTTCGTGGTAATGCAAGTGTGCGTAACGGTATCAATATTTGTAATACACGTGAAGACCTTGCGAATTTATTAGGTGCATTTGTAGAAGAAGTAGAAGCGAAACAACAAACAATTTACGTTGGTTAA
- the folB gene encoding dihydroneopterin aldolase, which produces MDKIYIHDMEFYGYHGVFPEENKLGQRFKVDLTVELDLKRAGESDDLEHSVNYGELFELCRKVVEDRTYKLVESIAENIATDILKQYESISQCTIKVIKPDPPIPGHYRAVAVEIMRERP; this is translated from the coding sequence TTGGATAAAATTTATATCCATGATATGGAGTTTTACGGTTATCATGGTGTATTCCCGGAAGAAAATAAATTGGGTCAGAGATTTAAAGTGGATTTAACGGTGGAGTTGGATTTAAAACGCGCAGGAGAAAGTGACGACTTAGAGCATTCTGTCAATTACGGGGAGCTTTTCGAACTATGTAGAAAAGTTGTTGAAGATAGAACGTATAAGCTTGTAGAAAGTATCGCTGAAAATATCGCTACAGATATATTGAAACAATATGAGAGTATTTCACAATGTACAATTAAGGTAATTAAACCAGATCCGCCGATACCGGGGCATTATCGTGCTGTAGCGGTAGAAATTATGAGAGAACGTCCATGA
- the folP gene encoding dihydropteroate synthase: MNCEEEMCSLKWDYDLRCGEYTLNLNEKTLIMGILNVTPDSFSDGGSYNEVDAAVRHAKEMKNEGAHIIDIGGESTRPGFAKVSVEEEIKRVVPMIQAVSKEAKLPISIDTYKAEVAKQAIEAGAHIINDIWGAKAEPKIAEVAAYYDVPIILMHNRDNMNYRNLMADMIADLYESIKIAKDAGVRDENIILDPGIGFAKTPEQNLEAMRNLEQLNVLGYPVLLGTSRKSFIGHVLDLPVEERLEGTGATVCLGIEKGCEFIRVHDVKEMARMAKMMDAMIGKGAK, from the coding sequence GAATTGCGAAGAGGAGATGTGTAGTTTGAAGTGGGATTATGATTTGCGCTGCGGCGAATATACATTGAACTTAAATGAAAAGACATTAATTATGGGGATTTTAAATGTAACGCCAGATTCATTTTCTGATGGTGGGAGTTACAACGAAGTAGATGCTGCAGTGCGACATGCGAAAGAAATGAAAAATGAAGGTGCTCATATTATTGATATTGGCGGTGAATCTACTCGACCAGGTTTCGCTAAAGTTTCAGTAGAAGAAGAAATAAAGCGAGTTGTTCCAATGATTCAGGCAGTGTCAAAAGAAGCAAAGCTACCTATTTCTATTGATACGTATAAAGCTGAAGTTGCGAAACAAGCGATTGAAGCGGGTGCTCATATTATTAATGATATTTGGGGAGCGAAGGCGGAACCGAAGATTGCTGAAGTTGCAGCTTATTATGATGTGCCTATTATCTTAATGCATAACCGAGATAATATGAACTACCGCAACTTAATGGCTGATATGATTGCTGATTTGTATGAGAGTATTAAAATTGCTAAAGATGCGGGCGTGCGAGATGAGAATATTATTTTAGACCCAGGTATTGGCTTTGCGAAAACACCTGAGCAAAATTTAGAAGCGATGCGTAATTTAGAGCAGTTAAATGTACTGGGTTACCCAGTTCTATTAGGTACTTCAAGAAAGTCCTTTATTGGCCATGTATTAGATTTACCAGTGGAGGAGCGTCTTGAAGGAACGGGCGCTACCGTTTGTCTTGGTATTGAAAAGGGCTGTGAGTTTATCCGTGTTCATGATGTGAAAGAAATGGCGCGTATGGCTAAGATGATGGATGCAATGATTGGTAAGGGGGCAAAGTAA
- a CDS encoding helix-turn-helix domain-containing protein, translating into MEAEKWGRRIRAFRKLKGYTQEGFAKELGVSVSVLGEVERGNRSPSQDFVVEVAKTLNVSIDELMPK; encoded by the coding sequence ATGGAAGCAGAAAAATGGGGAAGACGCATTCGTGCTTTTCGAAAGCTAAAAGGCTATACGCAAGAAGGTTTTGCGAAAGAATTAGGGGTATCTGTATCGGTTTTAGGTGAAGTTGAGAGGGGCAATAGATCACCTTCCCAAGATTTTGTAGTAGAAGTCGCTAAAACATTAAACGTTTCAATAGACGAATTGATGCCGAAGTGA